The Triplophysa rosa linkage group LG15, Trosa_1v2, whole genome shotgun sequence genomic sequence GTCTGACCTTCACATTCATACAGATTAATGCAGCTGCCTGCGTGTGCATTACATGACACGTCCACACACACAGGGCATCACACTGCAGGACAGAACACCGGACCCGTTTCAACTCCTTTACTGCTTTTAAGTGGCGCTGGCTTGATGTGGGCATCATGCACGCTGACGTCTGCTTTCTGTTCTGCGTGTGTTTTCTCTCTGGAGCTCTGCAGCTGCACGCACAGGTGATTCAGACCGGCAGTCAGATCAGGTGTGTGTGAATGAATCAATCAACTCTTATTTGAGCTTTCTATGAGACAAATGATGTCTTAATTTTACATTCCTGTTTGTAAGCGGAACTAATTCTGTCAGAGTTGTAGTTAAATAACACAATCATTTATTCCCGCGTAGGATGTTGTCATGTCTTAGTAACTGTAACATTCACAAATGTACACGTGTCATGTGTATGTCTTGCAAACATATAAACTAGAATTAGAATGATGTTTAGATGGAAAGTAAAATTCCAGTATTTGTCGTGTTCCTCAAATACCTCATATTTGTGTGATATAATGTGTGCAGACAcgatcagaaagagctttattgccatgGAATTGTCGTTGGTAATGGAAGACAATGTCATTCAAGACCATGTCAAGACATACAATGATACAAATTAgagagtaaatgtaaataaaaacattataaagacAATTGTACTGAATCAGTGGAATGATGAAAAGACATTGTACATCTATTCTGTGAATTTACATTCATATGATATGACAATATGATGTACACAGTAAGAATAGTAGACAGTGGTTAGTAATGAAGATTTAAATAGAAAGTTTAAACTGTTCTGATctgtttttgaatgtatttttataataatattcaaATCGAATGATTACATTTTGTGACATTGACAACTATGGAACGTCATTCCTGcccaatttaaataaatacattaaatgatgaaaatgaaaaccacatTCATAATTTCACTATACATAACTGCGCCCATaaaatgtgccaaaatgaaaaataaaatgaaatgattttcttttcatttttacagtgacaATGCACTTTGTTGGGTCAAGGTTTTTTAGAATGTGTACAAACAGTAaatccaaataaaacaaaagaaagtttTGGAAAAGGTTCAACCAATAGTTATATAATTACACCTGTCTGACAAACAGATCTGAAATTcaatttaaaatgcaataaatgaagaaaacatgCAATAAAATAGCTCACGGTACACTAAAAAAtcgaataaaataaatgtaaaaaaatcgaATAAAAAGAATTGTTCTGATATGATAATGTCTCCTCTTGAATTGTTCAGATCCAGACGAGAAAcaagcagaagagagagagaaccacATAAACCCGGCAGGTATAACAAAACATCAATATACAATTCTGCCCAAAATACATATCTGTCTgtcattcattatttttcattcaAGTTTTTCGCATTTTATATGTCAAGTTTTTAATCCTTGATTTATTATCTAGTGTACACAGTGGTAATATttgattttgtgttatttgCTCATTGGTGTTTGacatgtgtatttgtgtaaCAGCACATTACTGATGAGAAGTCCAGACGTCACGAAAGCCCCCGTCACCAAATCACAACAGCTGCTGAAGTTAGACGACCATGACTTCACCATGAGGCCTGGCTTCGGAGGTGAGACGAGACGAGATTTAACATCAAAACAGATAGAGATTATGACACTGTGGCTCTGTGCCAACAGCATTTACAGTAGACATCTGCCCTATTTACCAAAgtccacacacactcacatcatATCAACCAAAGAATCACAAGTAATTCAATAAATCTAGACAAATACTGTAGTCTTATCAACtcgttaaagggacagttcacccaaaaatgcacaacataaacatgttttttttctttcagtgtCAACATATGCCTATATTATACACATACAGACTTTTCTcttgcttttaaagggatagttcacccaaaaatggaaattctgtcatcatttactcaccctcagattgttccaaacctgaatacatttctttgttttgctgaaaacacaggaagatatttggaagaatgtcaataaccaaacagatctcatccccttaTTTACCGTCATAgtcaaataaatactatgggagtcaatgggggatgagatctgacattcttctaaatttcTTCCTGTTTTTCAACCGAACATtatcagtaaatgatgacagaatttccatttttgggtgaactatccctttaaaagcaagAGAAAAGTCTGTATGTGTATAATATAGGCATATGTTGacactgaaagaaaaaaaacatgtttatgttgtgcatcagcataaatgactgaggttaaaaaataatgaataacatTTTTGAGTTAATATTGAAAATGGTTCTCATAGACCAGAACAGCACACGTTTGCTCATGTGTATCTCATCTAATTTTCTCACATTATATAATGATGTTAATGAGACTATAGATGAGGTGGACAGATGTACAGATGAATGTCAAACAGATGGCTGGATGTTTTAAGTACATCGATTGAATTTATATTTTCAGCTTTATTGTGCTTATACCAGAGTACATTAGAAAACAACTTAAACGCAATTCTTTTATGATGCATTGtatatgaaaaaagaaaaagaaatggaTGTATTAATGTTGTGTATATTTGCAGGTCCTGCGATACCTGTGGGAGTGGACGTTCAGCTGGAGAGTCTGGACACCATCTCTGAAGTTGAGATGGTAAAACACTGACATAACATACAGCAGCTTTCATACAATTCAGTGCCATTAAGACTGAAGcacagaagaaaaacatttttttacagaattttactagtgaaaaaatgtcaaatcacaGAACAATTTGAACCACAAATTTTCAAGAAATACATATAATTTTATGTGAAACAATAATAAAaggttattttacagaatttttctggCACCCCAACTGCcagaaaattcatttttttacaggattttttacagtgcatgatTTGGATTTTAACACCAGCACTCTTTCTAATCTTTCCAGAAACGCCCCGTGTGCACTGACAGGACTTgttaaatatgagcaaagattCCCATACATATTCTCTCTTAACATTAACAGAGTGTGAAAACTAAGAGTTTAACATATGAAATGTTTGTAGCAGTATCAACATTCATCATATTAATACCAGGTTAAGACAAGGTTTGGTAACAGGGTTGACTTTTCAAATGTCAAATATATGCAGTAGCAGCTCATGGAAAGATCAGTTTGACTTCATGAGATGGCTGAAAAAACACTCAATgtgttagaaaaaaatacatctttGCGGGCAGTTAATGATTGTGTGTGTTGCAGGACTTCACCATGACCCTCTACCTGAGACACTACTGGAAGGACACGCGTCTGTCTTTTCCCAGTAAAAGAAACCACAGCATGACCTTTGACGGTCGACTGTTGAAGAAGATCTGGGTACCCGACATATTCTTCGTTCATTCCAAACGTTCATTCATCCATGACACCACCACAGAGAACGTCATGCTCAGAGTTTATCCTGAAGGCAAAGTTCTCTACAGCCTGAGGTAAACATGTGATAAATTCATGAGTGAGTTAAATGAAGTGCAGTTGTGCTGTTCTTTCTTCAGATACTAATCTAAAGAAGTCACTGGACCGCGTGGATTAATATATGAGAATCTGTAGGATTAGCGTGACCCGCGGGTCTATCCGGACACAAATCTGGCTAATTGCTGAGTGTTAATCTCAGAGCCGCCCTACACCCAATCTGTCAAATGAAATGACTTTATAATTCTATAGTATGATCATCTCAACTTGCTGCAATCTACAAGAGAATCAACTGTTCCAAGAGCAGCATCTCCATGTGTCCTCTACATCTACTGTCTACATCTTATTCTCTGAGGCCAGGTGGCTGATCTCTTAAGTTTTGCCATGTACTACCACATCCCTCTTTATATCGTAAATCAGCGCACTGGCCAATGAATCATAGGTCATCATTGCCGGCCGCCATATTGGTAAGGGCAAGACTGCCATTAAAcatacaagtgaatggggaAGCTGTGTTTTTTACGAGATGCACGAGTTTACCACTTGCACATTGCACATAGCATctggaaactgtacattgtaagaaacaataggttaaacctgtaaataactAACACATCTGTACaatcttttaaaaacaattatatgttgttttgtatatagtgctttattgtttttatttaatttctcattttttcttgcaccatgtgtacacttcttctgcactaagctcctgtcgccaagtcaaagtccttgtgtgtgtaaacatacttggcaataaagctccttctgattctgagaTACATCATAATGCAGTCTTGCCCTGTCCAATATGGCGGACTCATTGATGCATTGCAGCAACAGGCCAAAGCACTTAATGCATATATCTATAACATGAAGTCAATAAACCAAATGTGAACGACAATCCTTCAACATGAAATACATGAGCAGACCAAAACAATAACCGACGTGAAACACTGTAGTACAATACCGTTGTGTTATTCATTTTACCCAAACATTGGTTTGAGTGGAATAAACCCAAAAGCTACATACTTGTGATGTTCTGCAGGGTCACGGTCACATCAATGTGTAATATGGATCTGAGTCACTTTCCCCTGGACACGCAGACATGTTCACTGGAGATTGAGAGCTGTGAGTCCAAACACATCATGACTTGCTTTCCTAGCTGTATTGgtgtttttattagggctgtcgcgataaaccgacgataaatatcaggtgatttatgcacagcttatgagtgaagtacggtaaaatgcagCTGCaaccgaaagccagagggcgctctcgtgcggaaactccaaatacacactgcagaagaagaccataacaccttctagaatctaggaaatgccaaTGGAAATCTtattatcactgttactcaagcctcatcaggaaattttatgataataaagtatatttataatgatcatgtttggcgggtgttgctttttcaaatgcacattataagcgactcaaactcgagcagcatttctactgatcccagagccgtgcttcacggacaagctacgcattaaaaaatatcgacacattgcatatcgcagccagcttgatttcaatagggtttagtggtatcgcgataaattatcgtgcagccctagtttttatTATGAGTATttgctgtttaaaaaaaagtatctaaatactttttggagagagtaatttgtacagtaatcgaattacactattgaatgtaactagtaactagtaattaattacgtTGTCAGAGTAACTGACCCTATACACTGATAACTAtagtattttttcataaaaatataatgtaatatagtaATATATACTAAAAATGGTCCCATTTGaatcatttacatttgaaaatgatCGCAGATTTTCCATTCATTTCATGTGgtctgtcatgtgatgtaaggaTTGTAAAGGACAATGTTTTGTGTGCAGATGCTTATACTGATGATGATCTGATGCTGTACTGGAAAAGAGGAAACAAATCTCTGCAGACGGACGAGAagatttctctctctcagtttcTCATTCAAGAGTTTCACACCACTTCTAAACTAGCCTTCTACAGCAGTACAGGtattacacacacgcacacacgcacacacacacacacacacgcacacacacgcacacgcacacacacacgcacgcacgcacgcacgcacgcacgcacgcacgcacacacacacacagtaatggCTTTGTGTTTCACTCCAGTAGATTACATGTTCTGTGGATGATGGTTATGTGTGTGTTGATGTCATTCATGTCTCCTGCAGGTTGGTACAATCGTCTGTACATCAACTTCACTCTGCGGCGTCATATCTTCTTCTTTCTGCTGCAGACCTACTTTCCCGCCACTCTGATGGTCATGTTGTCCTGGGTGTCCTTCTGGATCGACCGGCGGGCCGTTCCTGCCAGAGTTCCTCTGGGTGAGAGAACTAAACATCAGTCACATGATCGGATGTGTTTATTATGCCACAGCTGACATCGCGCATGTACATCTCATGAGGCATTGTCATGAATCATTGAAATtcttcttttgttattttgctgTAGTTTCTTGCATAGAAATAAACTAGTGCCTTCAAAAAGTCTTCAAAAACGTCACAGAAAGTGAAGGTGTTTCATTGTCTGTAGggtcaaagtgtttttttggtGGGAGAAATGTTGAAAACTGATCAATTGCTTCTAAACACACATTGTACTTATAGTAAATTCATATAACCTCAAAATAATTTagaagtggtctcttaattgttTCAAGAGCTATAAATGAATCACAGAAGAATACTCTCAATTTGTGTAAAAACAGTACATAAACAAGTACATATAATAGTTGTCACACATCAAgttgttttaaatctgtataaattactttgttatgtataacacagaagaagatattttagagAACATTGGGAAAGTtttggtgccccagaactgttacaaacattcttacaaataagttaagcaaaacaaaaaatagtttggaacaacttaaatgatgacagaagttctgggcgaactgttcctttaaatactgAAAAGGATTATTGCAGAtgttaatataatgtaatacaaTTGAACATCTCTTACACTGACAATGATATTTTTCACCGTAGGTGATTCAAGTGCATAGATTTGTTATGACGTCTTGAGTTTCTTTGCAGGCATTACCACGGTACTCACCATGTCCACCATCATCACGGGAGTAAACGCCTCCATGCCCCGAGTGTCTTACATCAAAGCTGTGGACATTTACCTGTGGGTCAGCTTCGTCTTCGTCTTTCTGTCTGTGATCGAGTACGCCGCTGTCAATTACCTGTCCACCTTACAGGAGCGCAAAGAGAGGACACAAAGCAGTAAGGTAAGATGAGACACTTCAGTTAGCAGTTATCACGATGACGTCgtgtgtgatgtgatgtgatgatgcTGCAGTTGCCGTGTACGTGTGGAATGGTTCGTCCGGGGCAGATGATGTACAGCAGCAGTGACAGTGACATGGATGTGATGACCACCGGGAACTACGGCATGTCCGAGCTGAACGGAGACAAACAGGAGCTCTTCCTGATGCATTTAGTTTTGGATAAGGAACAAGGACCTTCACGCAGCAGTTTATTTATAGACACACATGCTATAGACAAATACTCCCGGCTCATCTTCCCCGGAGCGTACGCACTATTCAACATTATATACTGGTCTATATACTCTCGGTGACTGCTGCTCCTTTCTTTTTATTCTACACACATTTGCGAAAACAGAATCACAATTCATTTTGTACTTTTATgatcaaaaaacacattttttcaacTCGTCAATAACAAATGTTCTTGCTACGTGTGTGTATCATTTTACAATCAACAAAGAAACGCTTGCATTCTTTTTGTGTGACATACACATTTTGGTTTAGTAGGATCATGTCATTGGTTAACAATCATTGTTATCTGGTCCTGAATAGATACGTTTGTTTTGCTGtatgtttgtttcatttaatgACATACTTAAATGTGTACTGATCTTTATGGTAAAGTGTCTGTTATCAGCAAATCCTTGGGAAATGAAGTGTCTCGgctgtgtttgttgaatttgttttataaaacatgTTCTGATGCATCAAAGCAAGACGTGAATCTTATTTTTTCGGTGATTCTGATGAAACGTCTGTTATCTAAATATAATCTAAATATAAAATCTAAAGTTCAAGGCGGCTAAATATATTTATGGTGTGTATAGATATTTGATCAACTTTCATAT encodes the following:
- the gabrr1 gene encoding gamma-aminobutyric acid receptor subunit rho-1; its protein translation is MHADVCFLFCVCFLSGALQLHAQVIQTGSQIRSRRETSRREREPHKPGSTLLMRSPDVTKAPVTKSQQLLKLDDHDFTMRPGFGGPAIPVGVDVQLESLDTISEVEMDFTMTLYLRHYWKDTRLSFPSKRNHSMTFDGRLLKKIWVPDIFFVHSKRSFIHDTTTENVMLRVYPEGKVLYSLRVTVTSMCNMDLSHFPLDTQTCSLEIESYAYTDDDLMLYWKRGNKSLQTDEKISLSQFLIQEFHTTSKLAFYSSTGWYNRLYINFTLRRHIFFFLLQTYFPATLMVMLSWVSFWIDRRAVPARVPLGITTVLTMSTIITGVNASMPRVSYIKAVDIYLWVSFVFVFLSVIEYAAVNYLSTLQERKERTQSSKLPCTCGMVRPGQMMYSSSDSDMDVMTTGNYGMSELNGDKQELFLMHLVLDKEQGPSRSSLFIDTHAIDKYSRLIFPGAYALFNIIYWSIYSR